The genomic stretch TCGCTAAAAAGACTGACTCAAATCCAGGAAGTTGACCAATAAGTGGCGCAAAATCAGGCGTGTATGGTCTAGTTCCGACCGCCACATGGGCCACTTTACTCGCTAAATCCCCTTCCATAAACTGGCTGACTTCTGTTAGTATTTCTGCCTTACCTTCTGCTGTTGGTTTCGTATCGAAGCCAGCAGTTTTTTCATGCGTTGCACCGACGATAATTTTCCCATTATCAAAAGGAACAATTGATTTCGCGCTCGGTGGTAAAATTACTGGCCATTCATCCGTTTGAAATTCGCTAAAATCAAGTTCCAGCAATTGCCCTTTTTGCGCTAAAATTTCTGTATGAAAACTCGCCTCGTCTAGCAATTCTTTTAACCATGCGCCTGCTGCAATGATTAATTTGTCGTAATGTTCATCTTCCCCGTCAACACGAACTTTTCCGTCAGTAGAAAAATGCGCTCGCCCCGATTTGATTTTTACCCCATTTTCTTTTGCGGCATAAAGTAGCCTTTCACAAAATAAACTACCGTTCACTCGTGCTGCTCCGCTTACATAGACCGAGCCAAATCCCGGTTTAACTAACGGAAATTTTTGCTTTGTTTCCTCTTCTGACAACTTTACAATTTCACCCATAACTTCCGCATCGAGGCGTCGTTCATTCGCAAGATTAAACAGTTCTGTTACTTTTTCTTCTGTCTTTCGAAGTGCGAGCACACCAACTTGTTTATAGCCCGAATTCCGCCCAGTATCTCCTTCGAGCGTCCCCGCCAATTCCTTATAAAAGGCGGCACTATTTTTTGCAAGCTCATACCAATATTTGTTTCGCCTTTTAGAAAGCCACGGGCAAATTATTCCGGCTGCAGCACGCGTTGCTTGTCCCGGTTCATCTGAATCAATTAGCGTTACTTGCACGTTTTCTTTTGACAATAAATAGGCGGCACTAGCTCCAACAATTCCCCCGCCGATAATCACTATTTTTTGCATCGTTACACCCCTCTATATCAATTGTGACACAAGTTGACTTTTTTATAACTCTTTGTAATAATATGTGAAAATAGTTAAGTTTACAAACTACTAAAAATCCTCTACATCATTCTATCCATTGTACTGAAATCCAGCTTTAATTACAAAAAGGCAGATTTTAGCTTATCTCGTCGTCATTACCACATATCCTCTTAGAGAACGCTTTCGCCCATTGGTTGGTTCTTTGTACTGCGTCTCAGCTAAAAATTCATTTATTTTTCCTTCTGCCTATATTAACAGTTCAGCTGATTAGTTATGCTGAGATATGGGAGATTTTTTTATGCCAAATATTCTTGATTCATTATGGAACAGCATGGCGCTTTTTTTATCAGCGCTTTTTTTTCACGGAATGGCACTGCGATCTATTAGAGAAAAAAAGCCTGCTTGGTTCCAAATTAAATTTTCTAATGAAATTATTAATTATGCACTGGGCATTTACTACGGCCTTCTAGGTGTTTATTTTATTATCCGCGGATTACCCGGCACAGATTCTGGGATTTATACAGATATGCTACTTAATATTTTAATCGTCCTGCATTTATTTTCTTCGGCAGGTCCTGCTACTATCGCGCTATTACTAATTGTCGCAGGAAAACTTTTTCTCGGTGATGCGCTGTTTGCCAATTTGATTTACGCGTTTTTAATTATCGGTTTTCACTTTGTATGCATGGAAGTCGCTAAACTTCGACTTAGTTCCGTTCAAAAAGTCGTTTTAGTCAAACTTAGTGCGATTCCCCTTATGCTATTTTATTTACATCAAAAAATACATTTATTGTATACCATAAATGACTTACCTGTTTGGATACTCTATTTTTTGGTTTCTTTTTTTATTACGTTTATTATTGTTTCAGCGGCTTATTATATCGATACATCGAATAAGCTAATTTATGATTTGCAGCAATCCACCATCCTTGATCCGCTAACAGGTTTGACGAATTTCCGTCATTTTGAAAAGGCGTTCGAAGCAGCATTTAACCATGCTACGTTAAAAAAATCGAATCTAAGTGTGATTATTATTGATATTGATTATTTTAAACGGGTAAATGATACATATGGCCATT from Listeria monocytogenes ATCC 19117 encodes the following:
- a CDS encoding GGDEF domain-containing protein; amino-acid sequence: MPNILDSLWNSMALFLSALFFHGMALRSIREKKPAWFQIKFSNEIINYALGIYYGLLGVYFIIRGLPGTDSGIYTDMLLNILIVLHLFSSAGPATIALLLIVAGKLFLGDALFANLIYAFLIIGFHFVCMEVAKLRLSSVQKVVLVKLSAIPLMLFYLHQKIHLLYTINDLPVWILYFLVSFFITFIIVSAAYYIDTSNKLIYDLQQSTILDPLTGLTNFRHFEKAFEAAFNHATLKKSNLSVIIIDIDYFKRVNDTYGHLVGNGVLSTFSQMLLKISFPPNTVISRIGGEEFAIILPNINVSETEHLAEKIRRKVEKIDVPIVASGSVITISAGIANYDGRNYPNPNELLNAADQALYNAKRNGRNQVHIRETEPVV
- a CDS encoding NAD(P)/FAD-dependent oxidoreductase, which encodes MQKIVIIGGGIVGASAAYLLSKENVQVTLIDSDEPGQATRAAAGIICPWLSKRRNKYWYELAKNSAAFYKELAGTLEGDTGRNSGYKQVGVLALRKTEEKVTELFNLANERRLDAEVMGEIVKLSEEETKQKFPLVKPGFGSVYVSGAARVNGSLFCERLLYAAKENGVKIKSGRAHFSTDGKVRVDGEDEHYDKLIIAAGAWLKELLDEASFHTEILAQKGQLLELDFSEFQTDEWPVILPPSAKSIVPFDNGKIIVGATHEKTAGFDTKPTAEGKAEILTEVSQFMEGDLASKVAHVAVGTRPYTPDFAPLIGQLPGFESVFLANGLGASGLTTGPYVGKLLADLALGNTVDLALENYEPSKYISR